The following proteins are encoded in a genomic region of Mus caroli chromosome 18, CAROLI_EIJ_v1.1, whole genome shotgun sequence:
- the Dsc2 gene encoding desmocollin-2 isoform X1, translating into MAAVGSTRSGSPAFGLGHLLTLTILALASDACKEVVLQVPSELPAEKFVGRVNLMDCLKSADIVHLSDPDFQVLEDGSVYTTNSVVLSSGQRSFTIWLFSTDSQEEREISVHLEGPLEVLNKRPHTEKVLSRAKRRWAPIPCSMLENSLGPFPLFLQQIQSDTDQNYTIYYSIRGPGVDKEPLNLFYVERDTGNLYCTGRVDREQYESFELTAFATTPDGYTPEYPLPLLIKIEDENDNYPIFTQKLYSFTVQENSRIGSTVGEVCATDLDEPDTMHTRLRYSILEQSPSPPMLFTMHPSTGVITTTSAQLDRELIDKYQLLIKVQDMDGQYFGLHTTAKCIITIEDVNDNLPTFTRTTYVTSVEENTVNVEILRLTVQDKDLVNSPNWRANYTIFKGNEYGNFKIVTDPKTNEGILCVIKPLDYEERQQVTLQIGVVNEAPYTREASSKSPMSTATVTVTVTNQDEGPECIPPMQTVRIRENVLVGTRNDGYKAYDPETRSSNGIRYRKLSDPRGWVTVNEDSGSITIFRALDREAETVRNGIYNITVLALDADGRSCTGTLGIILEDVNDNGPFIPKQTVVICKATTSSAEIVAVDLDEPVNGPPFDFSLESSDSEVQRMWRLTRINDTAARLSYQNDPSFGSYAVPIRVTDRLGLSSLTTLNVIVCDCITESDCTLRSGERTGYAEVRLGPWAILAILLGIALLFCILFTLVCSVSRASKQQKILPDDLAQQNLIVSNTEAPGDDKVYSTNGLTTQTMGASGQTGFTTMGTGVKSGGQETIEMVKGGQQTLDSRRGAGYHHHTLDTCRGGHVEVDNYRHTYSEWYNFIQPRLGDKVQFCHSDDNQKLAQDYVLTYNYEGKGSAAGSVGCCSDLQEEDGLEFLDHLEPKFRTLAEVCAKR; encoded by the exons ATGGCGGCTGTGGGATCTACGCGCTCCGGGAGCCCTGCCTTTGGCTTGGGACACCTGTTGACCCTTACG ATCCTTGCACTTGCCTCTGATGCCTGTAAAGAAGTCGTCCTCCAGGTCCCCTCTGAACTACCTGCCGAGAAATTTGTTGGCAGAG TGAACCTGATGGACTGCCTTAAATCAGCAGACATAGTTCATCTGAGTGATCCTGACTTCCAAGTCTTAGAAGATGGTTCTGTGTACACAACCAATTCTGTTGTTTTGTCCTCGGGGCAAAGAAGCTTTACTATATGGCTTTTCAGCACAGACAGCCAAGAAGAAAGGGAGATATCTGTCCATTTAGAGGGCCCCTTAGAG GTACTAAATAAAAGACCACATACAGAGAAGGTTCTCAGCCGTGCCAAGAGAAGATGGGCTCCTATCCCTTGTTCCATGCTAGAGAATTCATTGGGTCCCTTCCCACTTTTCCTTCAACAG ATCCAGTCTGACACAGATCAAAACTATACCATATACTACTCCATCAGAGGCCCAGGAGTTGATAAAGAGCCTCTAAACTTATTTTATGTGGAAAGAGATACTGGAAACCTGTATTGCACTGGTCGTGTAGATCGTGAGCAGTATGAGTCCTTTGAG CTGACCGCATTCGCAACAACTCCAGATGGGTATACGCCAGAGTACCCACTGCCGCTTCTCATTAAAATAGAAGACGAGAATGATAATTACCCGATCTTTACACAGAAACTGTACAGCTTCACAGTTCAGGAAAATAGTCGCATTG GGTCTACTGTGGGGGAGGTCTGTGCAACCGACCTGGATGAGCCGGACACAATGCACACTCGCCTGAGGTACTCCATCCTGGAGCAGTCGCCTTCTCCACCCATGTTATTTACTATGCATCCCAGTACTGGTGTGATCACTACCACGTCGGCTCAGCTGGACAGAGAG TTAATTGACAAGTACCAGTTGCTAATAAAAGTCCAGGATATGGATGGCCAGTATTTTGGTTTGCACACAACAGCAAAGTGCATCATTACTATTGAAGATGTGAATGACAACCTGCCCACATTCACTCGCACTACA taTGTGACATCAGTAGAAGAAAATACAGTTAATGTGGAAATCTTGCGACTTACTGTTCAGGATAAAGATTTAGTTAACTCACCTAATTGGAGAGCTAATTACACCATTTTTAAGGGCAATGaatatggaaattttaaaatcGTAACAGATCCTAAAACCAATGAAGGCATTCTGTGTGTGATTAAG CCTCTGGACTATGAAGAACGGCAACAGGTGACCCTGCAAATTGGCGTAGTTAATGAAGCTCCATACACTAGAGAGGCTAGCTCAAAGTCACCCATGAGCACAGCCACAGTGACTGTCACCGTGACAAATCAGGATGAGGGTCCCGAGTGTATCCCTCCAATGCAAACTGTGAGGATTCGAGAAAATGTACTAGTTGGGACTAGAAATGATGGATATAAGGCATATGACCCAGAGACCAGAAGCAGCAATGGCATAAG GTACAGGAAGTTAAGTGACCCAAGAGGGTGGGTCACTGTTAATGAAGATTCAGGATCGATCACCATTTTCCGAGCATTGGATCGAGAGGCTGAGACCGTCAGAAATGGCATCTACAATATTACAGTCCTTGCATTAGATGCAG ATGGGAGAAGCTGTACTGGAACTCTGGGAATCATACTTGAAGATGTGAATGATAATGGCCCATTCATACCCAAGCAGACAGTGGTGATATGCAAGGCTACCACGTCCTCTGCTGAAATTGTTGCAGTTGATCTCGATGAGCCAGTGAATGGCCCACCATTTGATTTCAGTTTGGAGAGCTCTGATTCGGAAGTTCAGAGGATGTGGAGGCTAACAAGAATCAATG ACACAGCAGCTCGTCTTTCCTATCAGAATGACCCTTCATTTGGATCCTATGCAGTTCCCATTCGAGTTACAGACAGACTTGGTCTGTCCTCACTAACCACATTGAATGTCATTGTATGTGACTGCATTACTGAAAGTGACTGCACCCTCCGCTCTGGAGAAAGGACTGGCTATGCTGAAGTGAGACTTGGACCATGGGCTATCCTTGCTATACTGTTGGGCATAGCCTTGCTATTTT gTATCCTGTTTACATTAGTCTGTAGTGTTTCCCGGgcatcaaaacaacagaaaattctTCCCGATGACTTAGCTCAACAGAACCTAATTGTATCAAACACCGAGGCTCCTGGAGATGACAAAGTC TATTCCACAAACGGCTTGACAACTCAAACTATGGGAGCTTCTGGGCAGACAGGTTTCACCACCATGGGAACTGGAGTCAAAAGTGGAGGGCAAGAGACCATTGAGATGGTAAAAGGAGGACAGCAGACTTTGGACTCACGCAGAGGGGCTGGCTATCATCACCATACCCTGGATACTTGCAGGGGAGGACATGTGGAGGTGGACAACTACAGACACACTTACTCAGAGTGGTACAATTTCATTCAGCCCCGACTTGGTGAT AAGGTACAGTTTTGCCATTCGGATGACAACCAGAAGCTTGCTCAAGACTACGTCCTCACATACAACTATGAGGGAAAAGGCTCAGCCGCTGGCTCTGTGGGTTGCTGTAGTGACCTACAGGAAGAAGACGGGCTTGAGTTTTTGGACCATCTGGAGCCCAAATTTAGGACATTAGCAGAAGTATGTGCAAAGAGGTGA
- the Dsc2 gene encoding desmocollin-2 isoform X2, whose product MAAVGSTRSGSPAFGLGHLLTLTILALASDACKEVVLQVPSELPAEKFVGRVNLMDCLKSADIVHLSDPDFQVLEDGSVYTTNSVVLSSGQRSFTIWLFSTDSQEEREISVHLEGPLEVLNKRPHTEKVLSRAKRRWAPIPCSMLENSLGPFPLFLQQIQSDTDQNYTIYYSIRGPGVDKEPLNLFYVERDTGNLYCTGRVDREQYESFELTAFATTPDGYTPEYPLPLLIKIEDENDNYPIFTQKLYSFTVQENSRIGSTVGEVCATDLDEPDTMHTRLRYSILEQSPSPPMLFTMHPSTGVITTTSAQLDRELIDKYQLLIKVQDMDGQYFGLHTTAKCIITIEDVNDNLPTFTRTTYVTSVEENTVNVEILRLTVQDKDLVNSPNWRANYTIFKGNEYGNFKIVTDPKTNEGILCVIKPLDYEERQQVTLQIGVVNEAPYTREASSKSPMSTATVTVTVTNQDEGPECIPPMQTVRIRENVLVGTRNDGYKAYDPETRSSNGIRYRKLSDPRGWVTVNEDSGSITIFRALDREAETVRNGIYNITVLALDADGRSCTGTLGIILEDVNDNGPFIPKQTVVICKATTSSAEIVAVDLDEPVNGPPFDFSLESSDSEVQRMWRLTRINDTAARLSYQNDPSFGSYAVPIRVTDRLGLSSLTTLNVIVCDCITESDCTLRSGERTGYAEVRLGPWAILAILLGIALLFCILFTLVCSVSRASKQQKILPDDLAQQNLIVSNTEAPGDDKVYSTNGLTTQTMGASGQTGFTTMGTGVKSGGQETIEMVKGGQQTLDSRRGAGYHHHTLDTCRGGHVEVDNYRHTYSEWYNFIQPRLGDETIRGHTLIKN is encoded by the exons ATGGCGGCTGTGGGATCTACGCGCTCCGGGAGCCCTGCCTTTGGCTTGGGACACCTGTTGACCCTTACG ATCCTTGCACTTGCCTCTGATGCCTGTAAAGAAGTCGTCCTCCAGGTCCCCTCTGAACTACCTGCCGAGAAATTTGTTGGCAGAG TGAACCTGATGGACTGCCTTAAATCAGCAGACATAGTTCATCTGAGTGATCCTGACTTCCAAGTCTTAGAAGATGGTTCTGTGTACACAACCAATTCTGTTGTTTTGTCCTCGGGGCAAAGAAGCTTTACTATATGGCTTTTCAGCACAGACAGCCAAGAAGAAAGGGAGATATCTGTCCATTTAGAGGGCCCCTTAGAG GTACTAAATAAAAGACCACATACAGAGAAGGTTCTCAGCCGTGCCAAGAGAAGATGGGCTCCTATCCCTTGTTCCATGCTAGAGAATTCATTGGGTCCCTTCCCACTTTTCCTTCAACAG ATCCAGTCTGACACAGATCAAAACTATACCATATACTACTCCATCAGAGGCCCAGGAGTTGATAAAGAGCCTCTAAACTTATTTTATGTGGAAAGAGATACTGGAAACCTGTATTGCACTGGTCGTGTAGATCGTGAGCAGTATGAGTCCTTTGAG CTGACCGCATTCGCAACAACTCCAGATGGGTATACGCCAGAGTACCCACTGCCGCTTCTCATTAAAATAGAAGACGAGAATGATAATTACCCGATCTTTACACAGAAACTGTACAGCTTCACAGTTCAGGAAAATAGTCGCATTG GGTCTACTGTGGGGGAGGTCTGTGCAACCGACCTGGATGAGCCGGACACAATGCACACTCGCCTGAGGTACTCCATCCTGGAGCAGTCGCCTTCTCCACCCATGTTATTTACTATGCATCCCAGTACTGGTGTGATCACTACCACGTCGGCTCAGCTGGACAGAGAG TTAATTGACAAGTACCAGTTGCTAATAAAAGTCCAGGATATGGATGGCCAGTATTTTGGTTTGCACACAACAGCAAAGTGCATCATTACTATTGAAGATGTGAATGACAACCTGCCCACATTCACTCGCACTACA taTGTGACATCAGTAGAAGAAAATACAGTTAATGTGGAAATCTTGCGACTTACTGTTCAGGATAAAGATTTAGTTAACTCACCTAATTGGAGAGCTAATTACACCATTTTTAAGGGCAATGaatatggaaattttaaaatcGTAACAGATCCTAAAACCAATGAAGGCATTCTGTGTGTGATTAAG CCTCTGGACTATGAAGAACGGCAACAGGTGACCCTGCAAATTGGCGTAGTTAATGAAGCTCCATACACTAGAGAGGCTAGCTCAAAGTCACCCATGAGCACAGCCACAGTGACTGTCACCGTGACAAATCAGGATGAGGGTCCCGAGTGTATCCCTCCAATGCAAACTGTGAGGATTCGAGAAAATGTACTAGTTGGGACTAGAAATGATGGATATAAGGCATATGACCCAGAGACCAGAAGCAGCAATGGCATAAG GTACAGGAAGTTAAGTGACCCAAGAGGGTGGGTCACTGTTAATGAAGATTCAGGATCGATCACCATTTTCCGAGCATTGGATCGAGAGGCTGAGACCGTCAGAAATGGCATCTACAATATTACAGTCCTTGCATTAGATGCAG ATGGGAGAAGCTGTACTGGAACTCTGGGAATCATACTTGAAGATGTGAATGATAATGGCCCATTCATACCCAAGCAGACAGTGGTGATATGCAAGGCTACCACGTCCTCTGCTGAAATTGTTGCAGTTGATCTCGATGAGCCAGTGAATGGCCCACCATTTGATTTCAGTTTGGAGAGCTCTGATTCGGAAGTTCAGAGGATGTGGAGGCTAACAAGAATCAATG ACACAGCAGCTCGTCTTTCCTATCAGAATGACCCTTCATTTGGATCCTATGCAGTTCCCATTCGAGTTACAGACAGACTTGGTCTGTCCTCACTAACCACATTGAATGTCATTGTATGTGACTGCATTACTGAAAGTGACTGCACCCTCCGCTCTGGAGAAAGGACTGGCTATGCTGAAGTGAGACTTGGACCATGGGCTATCCTTGCTATACTGTTGGGCATAGCCTTGCTATTTT gTATCCTGTTTACATTAGTCTGTAGTGTTTCCCGGgcatcaaaacaacagaaaattctTCCCGATGACTTAGCTCAACAGAACCTAATTGTATCAAACACCGAGGCTCCTGGAGATGACAAAGTC TATTCCACAAACGGCTTGACAACTCAAACTATGGGAGCTTCTGGGCAGACAGGTTTCACCACCATGGGAACTGGAGTCAAAAGTGGAGGGCAAGAGACCATTGAGATGGTAAAAGGAGGACAGCAGACTTTGGACTCACGCAGAGGGGCTGGCTATCATCACCATACCCTGGATACTTGCAGGGGAGGACATGTGGAGGTGGACAACTACAGACACACTTACTCAGAGTGGTACAATTTCATTCAGCCCCGACTTGGTGAT GAAACCATTAGAGGACACACtctgattaaaaattaa